A single region of the Kwoniella botswanensis chromosome 1, complete sequence genome encodes:
- a CDS encoding cystathionine beta-synthase — MSGETQPQHHWQGVLSSALDAVGHTPLIKLQRIAEEERLKCNLLGKCEFFSAGGSVKDRIAKRMVEHAEKQGVLIPGQSVVIEPTRIGLALACAIKGYQCIITLPAKMSLEKEVMLRALGAEIVRTPTEAAWDSPESHIGVARKLQKSIPGGVILDQYSNPHNPLAHYYGTYEEIMHSLKTSDLPRRDISLLVAGAGTGGTITGLGRAIRDYEASLPQTNGNSSSHGRTTIIAVDPEGSILGGGEPGNYQVEGIGYDFFPEVLDPNPPVVDKWLKTNDEEAFDATKRLIRKEGLFVGGSSGSALSGTLRYLHSEEGKHIAEDPNANVVVILPDGVRNYMSKSWFLETSKLPTGENMDEKEDIKSTIRAILGRDLNDVKSVVENKRENGEKLENGD, encoded by the exons ATGAGCGGCGagactcaacctcaacatcatTGGCAAGGTGTCCTGTCCTCTGCGCTGGACGCAGTGGGTCATACTCCTCTGATCAAGCTGCAGAGGATAGCCGAGGAAGAAAGGCTGAAGTGCAATCTAT TGGGGAAATGCGAATTCTTCTCTGCAGGTGGAAGCGTTAAAGATAGGATagcaaag AGAATGGTAGAGCACGCTGAGAAACAAGGTGTTTTGATACCTGGACAAAGTGTAGTCATTGAGCCTACCA GAATTGGTCTCGCTCTTGCTTGCGCTATTAAAGGATATCA gTGTATAATCACACTTCCGGCCAAGATGAGTctggagaaagaagtgatgCTGCGTGCACTGGGAGCCGAGATAGTCAGGACACC TACTGAAGCAGC CTGGGATAGTCCCGAAAGTCATATCG GTGTTGCACGAAAGTTGCAGAAATCGATACCTGGCGGAGTGATTTTAGATCAGTACTCCAATCCTCATAATCCCCTAGCTCACTATTATGGTACATACGAGGAGATCATG CATTCGCTTAAAACGTCTGATCTGCCGCGTAGAGATATATCTCTCCTAGTCGCGGGTGCAGGTACAGGAGGTACTATCACAGGTTTAGGCAGAGCCATAAGGGACTACGAAGCTTCTTTACCTCAGACCAATGGaaactcttcttcacatgGTAGAACGACTATCATAGCTGTTGATCCCGAAGGATCAATTCTAGGTGGAGGTGAACCCGGTAATTACCAAGTGGAAGGTATAGGATAT GATTTCTTCCCTGAGGTTTTagatccaaatccaccaGTGGTAGATAAATGGTTGAAGaccaatgatgaagaggcttTTGACGCTACCAAGCggttgat TCGAAAAGAAGGACTGTTCGTAGGCGGTTCATCCGGATCAGCACTATCCGGTACTCTACGGTACCTTCAttcggaagaaggaaaacATATAGCAGAAGATCCAAATGCCAATGTAGTCGTGATCTTGCCGGATGGAGTGAGGAATTATATGTCCAAATCTTGGTTCCTCGAGACGTCTAAACTGCCTACAGGAGAGAACATGGACgagaaagaggatatcaaaAGTACCATTAGGGCGATATTAGGTAGAGATCTCAATGACGTTAAGAGCGTGGTGGAGAATAAAAGGGAGAATGGGGAGAAGTTGGAAAATGGTGATTGA
- a CDS encoding 40S ribosomal protein S11, protein MAEQTQSAFQKQPIFQNAKSRGGKKVTARTKRWYKDVGLGFKTPTEAINGTYIDKKCPFTGDVSIRGRILTGVVHSTKMTNTIIIRREYLHFIPKYRRYEKRHKNLAVHCSPAFRVEQGDQVTVGQCRPLSKTVRFNVLRVSKNKAAKGFAKF, encoded by the exons ATGGCCGAACAAACCCAAAGTGCCTTCCAAAAGcaacccatcttccaaaACGCCAAATCCAGAG GCGGAAAGAAGGTCACTGCCAGGACCAAGAGATGGTACAAGGATGTCGGTCTTGGTTTCAAGACTCCTACTG AGGCCATCAACGGTACCTACATCGACAAGAAATGTCCTTTCACCGGTGATGTTTCCATCCGAGGAAGAATCTTGACTGGTGTCGTCCACTCTACCAAGATGaccaacaccatcatcatccgaagaGAGTACTTGCACTT CATCCCCAAATACCGACGATACGAGAAACGACACAAGAACCTTGCTGTCCACTGTTCTCCTGCTTTCCGAGTTGAGCAAGGTGACCAAGTTACCGTTG GTCAATGCCGACCTCTCTCCAAAACCGTCCGATTCAACGTCCTCCGAGTATCCAAGAACAAGGCTGCTAAGGGTTTCGCCAAGTTCTAA